The following are encoded in a window of Pan troglodytes isolate AG18354 chromosome 4, NHGRI_mPanTro3-v2.0_pri, whole genome shotgun sequence genomic DNA:
- the ZFP2 gene encoding zinc finger protein ZFP2 isoform X4, with protein MEREGIWHSTLGETWEPNNWLEGQQDSHLSQVGVTHKETFTEMRVCGGNEFERCSSQDSILDTQQSIPMLKRPHNCNSHGEDATQNSELIKTQRMFVGKKIYECNQCSKTFSQSSSLLKHQRIHTGEKPYKCSVCGKHFIERSSLTVHQRIHTGEKPYKCNECGKAFSQSMNLTVHQRTHTGEKPYQCKECGKAFHKNSSLIQHERIHTGEKPYKCNECGKAFTQSMNLTVHQRTHTGEKPYECNECGKAFSQSMHLIVHQRSHTGEKPYECSQCGKAFSKSSTLTLHQRNHTGEKPYKCNKCGKSFSQSTYLIEHQRLHSGVKPFECNECGKAFSKNSSLTQHRRIHTGEKPYECMVCGKHFTGRSSLTVHQVIHTGEKPYECNECGKAFSQSAYLIEHQRIHTGEKPYECDQCGKAFIKNSSLTVHQRTHTGEKPYQCNECGKAFSRSTNLTRHQRTHT; from the coding sequence ATGGAAAGGGAAGGTATCTGGCATTCTACTCTAGGGGAAACCTGGGAACCTAATAATTGGTTAGAGGGACAACAGGATAGTCATCTGAGCCAAGTGGGAGTTACCCATAAGGAAACCTTCACTGAGATGAGAGTATGTGGAGGTAATGAATTTGAAAGATGTTCCAGTCAGGATTCAATCCTTGATACACAGCAAAGCATTCCTATGCTAAAAAGGCCCCATAACTGTAATTCACATGGAGAAGATGCCACACAAAATTCTGAGTTAATTAAAACTCAAAGAATGTTTGTAGGAAAGAAGATCTATGAATGTAATCAGTGCAGCAAAACCTTCAGCCAGAGCTCATCCCTTCTTAAGCACCAGAGGATTCATACTGGGGAGAAACCCTATAAGTGTAGTGTATGTGGGAAACACTTCATTGAACGCTCCTCCCTTACTGTTCAtcaaagaattcatactggagagaaaccctataaatgtaatgaatgtgggaaagcctttagtcAGAGCATGAATCTTACTGTCCATCAACGAACTCACACCGGAGAGAAACCCTATCAGTGTAAAGAGTGTGGCAAAGCCTTCCATAAGAATTCGTCTCTTATTCAACATGAAAggattcatactggagagaaaccctacaaatgtaatgaatgtggtaAAGCTTTTACCCAAAGCATGAATTTGACAGTTCATCAGAGAACTCATACAGGagaaaaaccctatgaatgtaatgaatgtggaaaagccttcagTCAAAGCATGCATCTTATTGTACATCAGAGAAGccatactggagaaaaaccctatgAGTGTAGTcaatgtggaaaagcctttagTAAGAGCTCAACTCTTACCCTACATCAGCGAAAtcacactggagaaaaaccctacaaatgtaacAAATGCGGGAAATCCTTTAGCCAAAGTACATATCTTATAGAACATCAGAGACTTCATTCTGGAGTAAAACCTTTTGAATGTAACGAGTGTGGAAAAGCTTTCAGTAAGAATTCATCTCTAACTCAACATcggagaattcacactggagagaaaccttatgagTGTATGGTGTGTGGAAAACATTTCACTGGACGATCATCCCTTACCGTGCATCAGGtcattcacactggagagaaaccttatgagTGCAATGAATGTGGAAAGGCATTCAGCCAGAGTGCTTACCTTATTGAACATCAAAGaattcatactggtgagaaaccctatgaatgtgaTCAGTGTGGAAAAGCCTTCATTAAGAATTCATCCCTTACAGTGCATCAGAGAactcatacaggagagaaaccctatcagtgtaatgaatgtggaaaagccttcagCCGGAGTACAAACCTTACACGACATCAAAGAACTCATACGTGA
- the ZFP2 gene encoding zinc finger protein ZFP2 isoform X3, protein MTVYGEVMLENYRNLVSLAGNHLSKPNGTSQLEREELSLMQKEPPEGGFRDWETRLETKEPTPKPGITEDLCHGVTMEREGIWHSTLGETWEPNNWLEGQQDSHLSQVGVTHKETFTEMRVCGGNEFERCSSQDSILDTQQSIPMLKRPHNCNSHGEDATQNSELIKTQRMFVGKKIYECNQCSKTFSQSSSLLKHQRIHTGEKPYKCSVCGKHFIERSSLTVHQRIHTGEKPYKCNECGKAFSQSMNLTVHQRTHTGEKPYQCKECGKAFHKNSSLIQHERIHTGEKPYKCNECGKAFTQSMNLTVHQRTHTGEKPYECNECGKAFSQSMHLIVHQRSHTGEKPYECSQCGKAFSKSSTLTLHQRNHTGEKPYKCNKCGKSFSQSTYLIEHQRLHSGVKPFECNECGKAFSKNSSLTQHRRIHTGEKPYECMVCGKHFTGRSSLTVHQVIHTGEKPYECNECGKAFSQSAYLIEHQRIHTGEKPYECDQCGKAFIKNSSLTVHQRTHTGEKPYQCNECGKAFSRSTNLTRHQRTHT, encoded by the coding sequence actgggAGACAAGACTTGAAACCAAAGAGCCAACTCCGAAGCCCGGTATTACTGAAGATTTATGCCATGGGGTAACAATGGAAAGGGAAGGTATCTGGCATTCTACTCTAGGGGAAACCTGGGAACCTAATAATTGGTTAGAGGGACAACAGGATAGTCATCTGAGCCAAGTGGGAGTTACCCATAAGGAAACCTTCACTGAGATGAGAGTATGTGGAGGTAATGAATTTGAAAGATGTTCCAGTCAGGATTCAATCCTTGATACACAGCAAAGCATTCCTATGCTAAAAAGGCCCCATAACTGTAATTCACATGGAGAAGATGCCACACAAAATTCTGAGTTAATTAAAACTCAAAGAATGTTTGTAGGAAAGAAGATCTATGAATGTAATCAGTGCAGCAAAACCTTCAGCCAGAGCTCATCCCTTCTTAAGCACCAGAGGATTCATACTGGGGAGAAACCCTATAAGTGTAGTGTATGTGGGAAACACTTCATTGAACGCTCCTCCCTTACTGTTCAtcaaagaattcatactggagagaaaccctataaatgtaatgaatgtgggaaagcctttagtcAGAGCATGAATCTTACTGTCCATCAACGAACTCACACCGGAGAGAAACCCTATCAGTGTAAAGAGTGTGGCAAAGCCTTCCATAAGAATTCGTCTCTTATTCAACATGAAAggattcatactggagagaaaccctacaaatgtaatgaatgtggtaAAGCTTTTACCCAAAGCATGAATTTGACAGTTCATCAGAGAACTCATACAGGagaaaaaccctatgaatgtaatgaatgtggaaaagccttcagTCAAAGCATGCATCTTATTGTACATCAGAGAAGccatactggagaaaaaccctatgAGTGTAGTcaatgtggaaaagcctttagTAAGAGCTCAACTCTTACCCTACATCAGCGAAAtcacactggagaaaaaccctacaaatgtaacAAATGCGGGAAATCCTTTAGCCAAAGTACATATCTTATAGAACATCAGAGACTTCATTCTGGAGTAAAACCTTTTGAATGTAACGAGTGTGGAAAAGCTTTCAGTAAGAATTCATCTCTAACTCAACATcggagaattcacactggagagaaaccttatgagTGTATGGTGTGTGGAAAACATTTCACTGGACGATCATCCCTTACCGTGCATCAGGtcattcacactggagagaaaccttatgagTGCAATGAATGTGGAAAGGCATTCAGCCAGAGTGCTTACCTTATTGAACATCAAAGaattcatactggtgagaaaccctatgaatgtgaTCAGTGTGGAAAAGCCTTCATTAAGAATTCATCCCTTACAGTGCATCAGAGAactcatacaggagagaaaccctatcagtgtaatgaatgtggaaaagccttcagCCGGAGTACAAACCTTACACGACATCAAAGAACTCATACGTGA